A genomic segment from Orrella daihaiensis encodes:
- a CDS encoding EamA family transporter — translation MDYPLPVFLAVLGAAALHATWNAWVRGGSNPLLHTAALVIWTGVIGVPVAIWLPLPHPESWPLLALSIAIHVVYYFTLARAYTHGALSVVYPIMRGGAPVLVSLGTWAFIGESLSPNGWVGVLLVSLGVLAIAFKAKLQRARAAIGWAVACSVTIATYSIVDGQGARLSQNPLSFTAWLFILESVVFTTLLSLAGLGRPLASYIQQRFVATAMGGVLSAVGYAIVLWAMTEAPMALVSATRETSVLFAALLGVWLLKERLTPRQWAGACVIVVGLIALRL, via the coding sequence GTGGACTATCCACTGCCAGTTTTTCTTGCTGTTCTTGGTGCTGCTGCCTTGCACGCGACATGGAATGCCTGGGTTCGAGGTGGCAGTAATCCGCTGTTACATACCGCGGCGTTAGTGATCTGGACAGGCGTCATCGGAGTGCCAGTGGCTATTTGGCTGCCACTACCCCACCCCGAAAGCTGGCCCCTACTGGCTCTGTCTATCGCCATTCACGTGGTGTATTACTTCACCCTGGCACGGGCCTACACACATGGGGCACTTAGCGTGGTTTACCCCATTATGCGCGGTGGCGCGCCAGTGCTGGTGTCCTTAGGTACCTGGGCGTTTATCGGTGAGTCGCTCAGTCCCAACGGTTGGGTTGGGGTTTTACTGGTCAGCTTAGGCGTGCTGGCCATAGCTTTCAAAGCCAAGCTGCAACGAGCGCGTGCAGCGATCGGCTGGGCCGTGGCCTGCAGCGTGACGATTGCCACTTACTCCATCGTCGATGGACAAGGCGCGCGCCTTTCACAAAACCCCTTATCCTTTACCGCTTGGCTGTTTATTCTGGAAAGCGTCGTCTTCACAACGCTCCTAAGCTTGGCCGGACTCGGTCGGCCTTTGGCGAGCTATATACAGCAAAGGTTTGTTGCAACAGCAATGGGCGGGGTGCTATCGGCGGTCGGTTACGCCATCGTGCTTTGGGCGATGACCGAGGCGCCCATGGCACTGGTTTCAGCCACACGCGAAACATCGGTGCTATTTGCCGCTCTGCTAGGTGTCTGGTTGTTAAAGGAACGCCTGACGCCACGACAATGGGCAGGCGCCTGCGTGATTGTGGTGGGACTCATCGCTTTACGGCTTTGA